A genomic stretch from Sebastes fasciatus isolate fSebFas1 chromosome 23, fSebFas1.pri, whole genome shotgun sequence includes:
- the LOC141762333 gene encoding CD5 antigen-like, with the protein MAGTALNSSNSVRLVNGTSLCSGRLEVKTNPSNQWWSSVCEADFDQQDAEVVCRELGCGAPSVLQGALYGDVEASMWTKEFQCGGTESALLDCRSSGSDRNTCSPGKAVGLTCSEPVRLVGGDSRCAGTLEVKHQGDWRPVRGYVWTLKEAAAACRDLDCGSAVSVEEREESSERSVWRIRSDCVQSGSALRECATSGSSNSIMNLTCSGKPISDIIYDIIYDSNVSSMFLPPSQ; encoded by the exons ATGGCAGGGACCGCTCTGAACTCCTCCA actctgtcaggctggtgaatgggactagtctgtgctcaggcagactggaggtgaagactaacccctctaaccagtggtggtcctcagtgtgtgaagctgactttgaccagcaggatgcagaggtggtctgtagggagcttggctgtggggctccttcagtcctccagggggcgctctatggagacgtggaggcttcaatgtggaccaaagagttccagtgtggaggaactgagtctgctctcctggactgtagaagctcaggctcagatagaaacacctgctcacctggcaaagctgttggactcacctgctcag agcctgtcaggttggtgggaggagacagtcgctgtgcaggaacactggaggtgaaacatcagggagactggagaccagtgaGGGGCTATGTCTGGACCCTGAAGGAAGCAGCAGCTGCCTGCAGAGActtggactgtggctctgctgtttctgtagaagagagagaggagtcctcAGAGAGATCTGTGTGGAGGATCAGGtctgactgtgttcagtctggatctgctctgagggagtgtgcaaCATCAGGTTCCTCTAACTCCATCATgaatctcacctgctcaggtaagcccatcagtgacatcatctatgacatcatctatgacagtaatgtctccagtatgttccttcctccgtcacagtga